GTCGCGGCGGGCGGCAAGACCGACCTCGAATTCGACCGCCTGCCCTTCGATCGCGCGCTTCGCATCACGGGGACGATCGCTGCCGATGCCGCGCCGCAGACGCTGCGCTTCGGCATCGACGATCCGGCCCATTATGCCGCCTGGCGCCTCGCCGCTTTGCTCCGTGAGCGCAGCGTGCAGGTCGAGGGCGAGATCGGGTCGCGCTATCGTCCGGTCGGCCCGGGCGACGACCCGCGCCAGCGCGCCGGAACGCCCCCGCCCCAGATCGAATTCGGCGCGCAGCTCGCCACGCTCACCCCGCCGCCGCTGCTCGACGACATCCGCACGATCAACAAGGATAGCCAGAATCTCCACGCTGAGCTGCTGCTCCGCCGCACCGGCCTGGCGCGCGGCACCGGCTCGGTCGCCGACGGACAGGTCGAGATCGAGGCAATGTTCGCCAGGGCGGGCGTGCCGCGCACCGCCTGGGATTTCTCCGACGGTTCGGGCATGTCGACCTACAACCGCATCGCGCCGCGCGGCATGGTCAAGCTGCTCGGTTGGATCGCCGCGCAGCCCTGGGGCGCAGCGTGGCGCGAGACGCTGCCGATCGGCGGCGTCGACGGCACGCTTGCCCGCCGCTTCAAGGGCACGATCCTTGAAGGCAAGATCTTCGCCAAGACCGGTACGATCAACGCGACCAACGCGCTCGCCGGCTATATGACGACGAAGAGCGGCAAGACGCTGACCTTCGCCGCCTATGCCAATGACGTGCCCTCGGGCACCTCCGCCACGCCGGCGATGGACGCCGCGCTGGTGGCGATCGCCGAGGCGAACTAACCTATATGCGATCAGCTGCGAGCCCGATCCGTCTCTACCCAGTCAGAATGAGCAAGGCTCAGTTCAGCCTTGTGTTCGTCCTTCTACCGTTTCTCGCATGCTCGATTTTACCAAGCTTGTTGTTCGGCGTCCTGTTCGGCGAATGGGGCAGTAATCTAATCTGGGGCAGCTACTTCGGTCTCGGCTGGTGCGTCGCAGCCTTCTGGTCGGGCGGCTTGGTTCATGATCTATCCGCGGCCCGCATTGGAATCGCCTGGAGCTGGTTGGCACTGCTGCCGCTCTATCCCTTGGCGGGCTTGCTGTGGGAAAAGACCAGCGTACGTGGAAGGAATGTCGCGCTCGCGACCTTGGGTCTATCTGCGCTGCTGTCGGTTCCTGCTCGGGCCGTGATGTATCTGGAAGAGTGTGGAATCCATATTCCAGACTACACCCTACATATGGCGCTGTCCTACTGAAAGACACCGCCCCTCGAAACGCGATTACCCCTTGGGCTGCGCCAGCACGATCAGCGACAGGCCCGGTGGCAGCGGCACGCGGCCGACCAGGTGGCGCTCCAGCCCGAAAATCTTCTCGAACAGCGCGTTGATCGGCTTGGCCGGCGGCGAATCGTCGCTGTCGTCCTTGCCGGTGAGCTTGCCCACCAGCCGCGCCGCGACCGCCGCGGGGAACAGCAGCGAGTTGAAATAGCCGAGCTTGCGCCACTTGAGCCCCGCCCGCTCCAGCGCCGCGGTCAGCGTCGCCTTGGAGTAACGGCGCTTGTGGTGGTTGACCACGTCGTGCGCGCTCCACATCCACTGGTGCGCGGGCACGGTGATCAGGATCGAGCCGCCGGGCTTGAGCCGCTTGGCCATCGCCTGGAGCGCGGCGACGTCCTCCTCGATATGCTCGACCACGTCGAGCACCGCGATCATGTCATACTGGCCGTCGGCGACGCCCGACAGCTCGGGCAGCGGCGCGCTGCCGACTTCCTTGCCCAGCCGCTTGCTCGCGATGCTGCGCGCGGCCGAGTCGATCTCGATCGCATCGACCTCGCCGAACGCGCCGAGCATCGGGAGGTTGTGGCCGGTGCCGCAACCGATCTCGAGGATGCGCGCGCCCTTGGGCAGGCTCACCTCGCGTGCGATGAAGTCGGCGAGGATGTCGCGGCGCGCCACATACCACCAATGGGTGGAATCATGCTCGGCCATGCGGTCGTAGACGATGCGGTCCATATCAGCCGAATACCCATTGCCGGTTCAGGGCGAAAGTCGCGAGCGGGGTGATTGTCACGATCGGGATCAGCGGCGCCCAGTCGGGATAGTGCAGCAGGTCCGCGATCACCCAGGTGAACAACGCGTTGAGCAGCAGCCCGAAGCCTTGCACAACCAGGAATTTGACATGCTGCCGCCCGCTATTGTCGCGGCTGCCATGCCCTTTGAAGCTCCACAGCGAGTGCATGAAGAAACCGCACGTCACCGCCACCGCGAAGGCGAAGGGCACCGCCGCGACCGCGAGGTTCGGGAACACCCAGGTCACGAGCGGCATATAGACCGCGGCATAGATCAGCGTCGAAACGACACCCGCAATGCCGAAGCGCATCAGCTGGCCCAGGACGCCGCTGCGCTGCAATTCACCGATTCTGTGGATGATCGCCGTCACGCCTGCCTTGCCCTGAAGCCGGGCGCCGCCCTAATGCGCAACAAGCGGTAGGGGAAGCGGTTTTGACCAAAGGTATCG
This is a stretch of genomic DNA from Sphingomonas sp. BT-65. It encodes these proteins:
- a CDS encoding GtrA family protein; protein product: MTAIIHRIGELQRSGVLGQLMRFGIAGVVSTLIYAAVYMPLVTWVFPNLAVAAVPFAFAVAVTCGFFMHSLWSFKGHGSRDNSGRQHVKFLVVQGFGLLLNALFTWVIADLLHYPDWAPLIPIVTITPLATFALNRQWVFG
- the dacB gene encoding D-alanyl-D-alanine carboxypeptidase/D-alanyl-D-alanine-endopeptidase, giving the protein MSAQQAAPLQARVEAELARAATGTRFGLVVADAQGREVVTVNPDQRFIPASNTKIVTTAAAFATLPMLDRPDAAGGAAVRLDGRDVILTGRGDARLSSAPSCVANCLAALADAVAARARHVRNVTGDSSLLPDERWSAGMSWNNIPSRYGTAIAALTLDDNELAAVVTPAKAGQAPGISHLGYLAIDNRAVTVAAGGKTDLEFDRLPFDRALRITGTIAADAAPQTLRFGIDDPAHYAAWRLAALLRERSVQVEGEIGSRYRPVGPGDDPRQRAGTPPPQIEFGAQLATLTPPPLLDDIRTINKDSQNLHAELLLRRTGLARGTGSVADGQVEIEAMFARAGVPRTAWDFSDGSGMSTYNRIAPRGMVKLLGWIAAQPWGAAWRETLPIGGVDGTLARRFKGTILEGKIFAKTGTINATNALAGYMTTKSGKTLTFAAYANDVPSGTSATPAMDAALVAIAEAN
- a CDS encoding bifunctional 2-polyprenyl-6-hydroxyphenol methylase/3-demethylubiquinol 3-O-methyltransferase UbiG — protein: MDRIVYDRMAEHDSTHWWYVARRDILADFIAREVSLPKGARILEIGCGTGHNLPMLGAFGEVDAIEIDSAARSIASKRLGKEVGSAPLPELSGVADGQYDMIAVLDVVEHIEEDVAALQAMAKRLKPGGSILITVPAHQWMWSAHDVVNHHKRRYSKATLTAALERAGLKWRKLGYFNSLLFPAAVAARLVGKLTGKDDSDDSPPAKPINALFEKIFGLERHLVGRVPLPPGLSLIVLAQPKG